One Thermodesulfobacteriota bacterium DNA window includes the following coding sequences:
- a CDS encoding (Fe-S)-binding protein, with amino-acid sequence MIKKEEMFDTPKKEVSLDVTDLRNFVYDMSRCIKCKGCYWVDHIYMPGIDFMVRCPSNLWKDFDSYGAFGKMRIGIALFEGRLSWSEKLLEILYACTLCGACDVGCKRNLDLEIGLTLEALRIKAVKDRVAPLPAHKKIIENIQKTHNKFGVDNKGRRAWAEKVPLDDTSDLIYFVGCSSSFVNREIPLAVSEVLSKTNKKFALFDNEWCCGNVPYSVGAYEEAKAIARRNVEYVRSKGCKTVLLSCAECYRMWKVDYPKLLGISTDDLGFEVIHFIEYVEKAKKEGLLKLTKPIKKRLTYHDSCGVSRLCDPWINWKGTRGWMGIVEPKLKRRRGTYGLYFQAREILSSIPGLKFVEMPRTRENSLCCGAGRGTKEAFPQFTEFIVNERMREVKHVGAELLVSACPWCKTNFKRAIKDGDGIEVLDISELVALSME; translated from the coding sequence TGGGTCGATCACATATACATGCCTGGAATAGATTTTATGGTCAGATGTCCAAGTAACCTTTGGAAGGACTTCGATTCATACGGCGCATTCGGAAAGATGAGAATAGGAATAGCTCTTTTTGAAGGAAGATTGAGCTGGTCTGAAAAGCTCCTTGAGATCCTTTACGCATGTACACTTTGCGGGGCCTGTGATGTGGGATGTAAAAGGAACCTTGATCTTGAAATAGGATTAACTCTTGAGGCATTACGCATAAAAGCGGTAAAAGATAGGGTTGCTCCCCTACCGGCCCATAAAAAGATAATTGAGAACATTCAGAAAACACACAATAAGTTCGGGGTAGATAATAAGGGGAGAAGAGCCTGGGCAGAAAAAGTACCCTTAGATGACACTTCCGATCTCATATACTTTGTCGGATGTTCAAGTTCCTTCGTAAATCGAGAGATTCCTCTAGCTGTATCAGAGGTCCTTTCGAAAACAAATAAAAAATTTGCGCTTTTTGATAATGAATGGTGTTGTGGAAACGTCCCATACTCTGTCGGAGCCTATGAAGAAGCAAAAGCTATAGCTCGACGGAACGTAGAGTACGTGAGATCAAAGGGGTGTAAAACTGTGCTTCTAAGCTGTGCTGAATGTTATAGGATGTGGAAGGTTGACTATCCAAAGCTGCTTGGTATATCCACGGATGATCTTGGTTTTGAGGTTATACATTTCATAGAGTACGTTGAGAAGGCCAAAAAAGAAGGGTTACTCAAGCTTACAAAACCAATCAAAAAAAGGCTCACTTACCATGATTCTTGCGGAGTTAGCAGGCTTTGCGATCCGTGGATAAACTGGAAAGGGACAAGGGGATGGATGGGAATTGTGGAACCGAAGTTAAAGAGGAGAAGAGGTACTTATGGTCTATACTTTCAGGCGAGAGAGATCTTAAGTAGCATTCCCGGTCTCAAATTCGTTGAGATGCCGAGAACTAGAGAGAATTCACTCTGCTGTGGAGCAGGGAGAGGAACAAAAGAGGCATTTCCCCAATTTACTGAATTTATTGTGAATGAGAGGATGAGAGAGGTAAAACACGTAGGGGCTGAGCTTCTTGTCTCCGCATGTCCTTGGTGTAAGACTAATTTCAAACGCGCAATAAAGGATGGAGATGGTATAGAGGTCCTTGACATATCAGAACTCGTCGCTTTATCCATGGAGTGA